In a single window of the Antennarius striatus isolate MH-2024 chromosome 3, ASM4005453v1, whole genome shotgun sequence genome:
- the ep400 gene encoding E1A-binding protein p400 isoform X2 codes for MHHGSGSQNMQRQLQRSKSVSGSEAEEQQQPPLAVTQQQTTINHPQSPVTTFSTAASPSAPQSPNYQIIMSRSPVTGQNMNITLQNHQQITLTPLPIQNPASPGFQHTTPQWRFEHAPSSYIQVTSPVPQPIQPQSPTQHSPVPLQGVTRPGVCGQSPTRFVEAGMLVRQISLGSPSGSGHFVYQEGAGLAQIAPAAPGQVQLASPGAPGSVRERRLSQPHSQTGGTIHHLGPQSPVATGAALPTLGSPGHITTSNLPPQISSIIQGQLARPMIFEKTSQGVVAGVGTTATASFSIPSAIPPSSPSLHSPTQGILNNPLAPTSMAAGSVKKQAPKKLEEIAPSTPEIAQLRKQCLEHHSKKMESLKEVFKEYLIELFFLQHLQGNMMDYLAFKKKPCVPLYTYLRQNDLDIEEEEEEEEQSEVINDEVKVVTGKDGQAVTPVAISTQLPPNVSAAFSVQQQFQGHQGAPPGTMTNPGDMDAFKRQQAMVQAGGMPPTPQAVQIAGQKQNQQQYDPSKGPPVQNAASLHTPPPQLPSRLPQGALPMAGLPIALSQQAQLVENTVQPGGPLQAQVKVQAGGPVLGSVNPHTQLQAQLQQQMQSGLHLQLQQSQNMLQTGPMVSPLEPADPCPPPSLVAERRAGAVPSIKSVPFSSQTVTLVRPGTESGQPAQRVIPNSVSVTPLSPTPTPIPTPNAVPTPHAASPVRPHGSNVNPSTQSKLTATNGVSAVKTGGFGPGATAQPPQEATQDKQVEQAKLESQVHQRVSELRKEGQWSASRLPKLVESSRPKSQWDYLLEEMQWMAADFAQERRWKQAAAKKLVRTCARYHQEKKKSAERSKTERDVQLRHIASTIAREVEFFWSNIEQVAEIKLQFEIYEKQLKALSLQKASSRVPGQSAGVKVDKEEGATSAKKRKTSLPLFDGGDEESTIEEQEVVEGGTDHRAELIDLAKDAEVPLDALMRQYAGAYADSFEWPQPGPQSDEDYADETEDTEGSAGRPPEAVLIDSLLSVDQYRSADKPTSSDADRKLAKDIAEVAAATELLLPKGSFRTTSSTRSPAPFLLHGSLREYQQIGVDWLVNLHRKRLNGILADETGLGKTVQTVAYMAHLAGQEGIWGPHLVVVRTCKLLSWEVELKRWCPGLKVLLYLGSRRERRSMRAWWGEANSFHVCVTSYKLLMKDQSHFVRRRWRHLVLDEVQLIRNMSEKHWETVFALRSEQRLLLINTPLQNTLKELWTMIHFLLPGITRSYSDFPVKAGTDQNQDYCHKLVIRLHRVIQPFILRRSKRDVEKQLPKKYEHVLKCRLSPRQKSLYEDILTQPGAQEALKTGHFVSVLQVLMRLQRVCNHPELVAPRENRTSYFCPSLRYDAPSLVLGALKEDPTETVTLSVFDLLNETRLTRYQTEEAAPRLKVTQQLIEEIYSGPEPPPRPRPCPIKPMRLFQPVQYGTKPEGRLATITSTAGQRPPVSSPTIGAAAGQPAQARGKSPVAGTTTIPAAHVGTAAQRAPPVSAASSGGGGVGQHALGAPPAAALGAVVGSVAPVSQLGLRQAPRPAVAPSHAIQPSLLSQRLVLTSQAQARLPSGDVVKIAQLANIAGGQSRISQPETPVTLQFQGNKFTLSPSQLRQLTTGQPLQLQGNILQIVSAPGQQIIRPQGSMVMQTVPQATPNASTPPGTSYPPPAATPQALGVATNANSAPSKMAAAAHIASQESSEERTHQRRERLTRLFEANERRCGRRVLLGADLLQACALGPEPHRSALTAGGWRWVGRESCASAQRTFVGTTSALRAALLPPQERLEAAGRVISRLVCVVPPAVAPPPHLYAANPPVPYSLAQKRRRRQLQEASAPHGADIQRYVSTRVRRFPDLQQMQMDSGKLEALVILLQKLRSDRRRVLIFTQMMKMLDILEAFLDHRQVAYVRLDESFTPEEQQETMRRFNRNRKLFCSILTNRCCSAVGNVFNADAIIFYDTDLNPSMDARMQEWCDRVGRAKDLHVYRLESGNSVEEKLLKNGTRDLIREVAAQGTDFTLAFLTQRTIQDLLEVEAASGEKVEEFVVLHQEPSAAENISPRVARPYIQALHSIALDTQEEEEQHEGEDLAAKEEEQEEPSHIEELNAVMDQLTPIERYALHYLEFLHVSDDHTALKERLEASKKSWELQRLQTLKEEEEEVPEGDELFTYTREDAYNMEYVFEAEDGHTEVMSVWTPPTPPQDDNDIYIDSVMMLMYEATPMPESKLPPVYVRKEHKRLKLDPSAARKKKKGHGETVVPPRSLFEKASMLKVRREGKDQKKNFSLKQQAPFAKPLPSLAKPATEAGPDNPEWLISEDWALLQAVKQLLELPLNLTVVSPAHTPNWDLVSDVVNACSRIYRSPKQCRSRYENVIIPREEGKLVYEANPKKKTKSIYKSKNSRPLRTCQIYTQDDNATHIQLYGSRFELMKIIASKRSPPIKPLLGMNPFQKNPKHASVLAESGISYDKPLPPIQVASQRAERISKEKKALAEQQKAQQLAQQQQGGAPQVQAAPGQAQAPTAGQNQAQVPQAAAATGTASVPNAAVLAGAIKNATAGTTIQAATVGGGNVIVNTVAGVPPSPFQANKRLASPVIPGTLSPAGAAGAQVVHTQQRAVAAAPAEVVAIATGQGVRAVTPVTGSAVVSTTLSPAQSQTRPLVTQVTQATGMQLPQGKPLTPAHLQMLRQQQLQHQQQGASPQIKTVGKSQELLKMHKHKLQQQQVAAAVAAAAAQGQQAAGAQQPAQAPPTQAAQANPQLTAVAAQRPGAVLTGTTVANLQVARLTRVPTQGQIQAQAGQTAQVTLTKPPPVVSVPAVVSSAGVTTLPVTVAGISVAIGQPQKTGGPVLTPSFPQMQVQQLLQMKKQHQAAAAQQKAGQPPQGAAVQQKIGAQQVTVQAAPPTQQQQKVTYAGATQLQPGIKTQFFTTSIAQAQKPAGAQQIQVAKLPQIVQQQPAVASIQQMASSPQQVQAQTVTLTQAAASAGPAQVQMIPAGAAAAQVVQQKIIQQQVVTAATSPQIQTPPPHSPAQQQPAAPSAAESLAQQPAPPQQNPKGQARQGGVRAKTPAKPGGGGAS; via the exons ATGCACCATGGAAGTGGATCACAGAACATGCAACGACAGCTCCAGAGATCTAAGTCTGTCAGTGGGTCTGAGGccgaggagcagcagcagcccccccTGGCAGTTACCCAGCAGCAAACTACGATTAACCACCCCCAGTCCCCTGTGACCACGTTCTCCACTGCTGCCAGCCCCTCCGCCCCCCAGTCACCCAACTATCAGATCATCATGAGTCGGAGCCCCGTCACCGGCCAGAACATGAACATCACTTTACAAAATCACCAGCAGATCACTTtgacccccctccccatccagAACCCTGCATCCCCTGGCTTCCAGCATACGACGCCTCAGTGGAGGTTTGAGCACGCCCCATCCTCGTACATTCAGGTCACGTCGCCTGTTCCTCAGCCCATCCAGCCCCAGAGCCCTACCCAGCACAGCCCAGTTCCTCTGCAGGGGGTGACGAGGCCGGGGGTGTGTGGGCAGAGTCCGACGCGCTTCGTTGAAGCCGGCATGTTGGTGCGGCAAATCAGTTTAGGCAGCCCTTCGGGAAGTGGCCACTTTGTTTACCAGGAAGGGGCAGGACTGGCCCAGATCGCCCCCGCCGCTCCAGGGCAGGTGCAGCTAGCGTCCCCCGGGGCGCCAGGCTCCGTGAGGGAACGTCGGCTATCCCAGCCTCACTCCCAGACTGGAGGCACCATCCACCACCTGGGACCCCAGAGTCCGGTGGCCACCGGCGCCGCCCTCCCCACCCTGGGCAGCCCCGGTCACATCACCACGTCCAACCTACCCCCACAGATCAGCAGCATCATTCAGGGGCAGCTGGCGCGCCCCATGATATTTGAGAAGACGTCACAAGGTGTCGTCGCCGGAGTCGGAACAACGGCAACGGCATCGTTCAGTATTCCCTCCGCCATTCCCCCCTCGAGCCCATCCCTCCACAGCCCCACACAGGGGATCCTCAACAACCCTCTGGCCCCCACCAGCATGGCAGCAGGCTCTGTAAAGAAGCAAGCACCCAAGAAGTTAGAGGAAATAGCGCCGTCTACGCCTGAGATCGCCCAGCTGAGGAAACAGTGTCTGGAgcatcacagcaagaagatGGAGAGTCTGAAGGAGGTGTTCAAAGAATACCTGATCGAGCTGTTCTTCCTGCAGCACCTTCAAGGCAACATGATGGACTACCTGGCTTTCAAGAAGAAGCCCTGCGTTCCCTTGTACACTTACTTGAGACAGAATGACCTGGATattgaagaggaggaggaagaggaagagcagtCTGAGGTTATTAACGACGAG GTAAAGGTTGTTACCGGAAAGGACGGCCAAGCGGTGACACCAGTTGCCATATCAACGCAACTTCCTCCCAACGTTTCTGCAGCTTTCTCCGTTCAGCAGCAGTTTCAG ggaCACCAAGGGGCCCCCCCTGGCACGATGACGAACCCCGGGGACATGGACGCCTTTAAGAGGCAGCAGGCTATGGTTCAAGCAG GCGGGATGCCGCCTACCCCTCAAGCGGTCCAGATTGCAGGACAGAAGCAGAACCAGCAGCAGTACGACCCCTCCAAAGGACCTCCGGTGCAGAATGCGGCCAGCCTgcacacccctcccccccagctgCCCAGCAGGTTACCCCAGGGGGCTCTCCCGATGGCGGGCCTGCCCATAGCCCTGTCCCAGCAGGCCCAGCTGGTGGAGAACACGGTGCAGCCCGGCGGTCCGCTCCAGGCGCAGGTGAAGGTGCAGGCGGGTGGGCCGGTCCTGGGGAGCGTGAACCCCCACACCCAGCTCCAGgcccagctccagcagcagatgCAGTCAGGACTCcacctccagctgcagcagagccaGAACATGCTCCAGACGGGACCGATGGTCAGTCCGCTGGAACCTGCCgatccatgcccccccccctcgctcGTGGCCGAACGGCGAGCCGGCGCCGTCCCGTCGATCAAGTCTGTCCCCTTTTCCTCACAGACGGTGACACTTGTTCGCCCCGGAACCGAGTCCGGCCAGCCCGCTCAGAGAGTAATCCCCAACTCCGTGTCCGTGACACCCTTgtctcccacccccacccccatccctaCCCCCAACGCCGTCCCCACCCCCCACGCTGCCAGTCCGGTCCGCCCCCACGGCTCCAACGTCAACCCGAGCACCCAGTCCAAACTGACGGCGACCAACGGCGTGTCTGCCGTCAAAACTGGTGGCTTTGGCCCCGGCGCCACGGCGCAGCCCCCGCAGGAGGCGACTCAGGACAAACAAGTGGAGCAGGCCAAACTG GAGAGTCAAGTCCACCAGCGCGTCTCCGAGCTGAGGAAGGAGGGCCAGTGGTCGGCCAGCCGCCTCCCCAAACTGGTGGAATCGTCGCGTCCCAAGTCCCAGTGGGACTACCTCCTGGAGGAGATGCAGTGGATGGCCGCCGACTTCGCCCAGGAGAGGAGGTGGAAGCAGGCCGCCGCCAAGAAG CTCGTCCGGACGTGTGCCCGTTACCaccaggagaagaagaaaagcgcAGAGAGGTCAAAGACAGAAAGGGACGTCCAGCTCCGCCACATCGCCAGCACCATCGCTCGAGAGGTGGAGTTCTTCTGGTCCAACATCGAGCAG GTTGCGGAGATTAAACTCCAGTTTGAGATCTACGAGAAGCAGCTGAAGGCGCTGAGCCTCCAGAAAGCCTCGTCCAGAG TTCCCGGTCAGTCAGCAGGTGTGAAAGTCGATAAAGAG GAAGGAGCGACTTcggctaaaaaaagaaaaacgagcTTGCCTTTATTTGACGGAGGTG ATGAGGAGAGCACCATcgaggagcaggaggttgtggagGGCGGTACCGATCACAGGGCGGAGCTGATCGACCTCGCCAAAGACG CTGAGGTTCCCCTGGACGCGTTGATGAGGCAGTACGCCGGCGCCTACGCCGACAGCTTCGAGTGGCCTCAGCCTGGACCTCAGAGCGACGAGGACTACGCGGATGAGACTGAAG ACACGGAGGGCTCTGCCGGCCGGCCCCCCGAGGCCGTGCTGATCGACTCCCTGCTGAGCGTGGACCAGTACCGCAGCGCCGACAAACCCACTTCCTCTGACGCCGATCGGAAGCTGGCCAAAGACATCGCCGAAGTGGCCGCCGCCACGGAGCtcctcctgcccaaaggcagctTCAGGACCACCTCCTCT ACCCGCAGCCCCGCCCCGTTCCTCCTGCACGGGTCGCTCAGGGAGTATCAGCAGATCGGCGTGGACTGGCTGGTCAACCTTCACAGGAAGCGCCTCAACGGGATCCTGGCGGACGAGACGGGGCTGGGGAAGACGGTGCAGACGGTGGCCTACATGGCCCACTTAGCCGGCCAGGAGG GCATCTGGGGCCCCCACCTGGTGGTGGTGAGGACGTGTAAGCTGCTGAGCTGGGAGGTGGAGTTGAAGCGCTGGTGTCCCGGACTGAAGGTCCTCCTGTACCTCGGCAGCAGGCGGGAGCGCCGGTCCATGAGAGCG TGGTGGGGGGAGGCCAACAGCTTCCACGTGTGCGTGACGTCCTACAAGCTTCTGATGAAGGACCAGAGCCACTTTGTGAGGAGGAGGTGGCGCCACCTGGTGCTGGACGAGGTGCAGCTCATCAGGAACATGAGTGAGAAACACTGGGAAACCGTCTTCGCTCTCAGGAG CGAGCAGCGGCTGCTCCTCATCAACACCCCCCTGCAGAACACGCTGAAGGAGCTGTGGACCAtgatccacttcctcctcccagGAATCACCAGGTCCTACTCCGACTTCCCCGTGAAGGCCGGCACCGACCAGAACCAGGACTACTGCCACAAACTGGTCATCCGCCTGCACAGG GTGATCCAGCCGTTCATCCTGAGGCGCTCCAAACGCGACGTGGAGAAGCAGCTCCCCAAGAAGTACGAACACGTCCTGAAGTGTCGCCTCTCCCCCCGCCAGAAGAGCCTCTACGAGGACATCCTCACCCAGCCGGG agccCAGGAGGCCCTGAAGACGGGACACTTCGTCAGCGTGCTGCAGGTGTTGATGCGGCTGCAGCGGGTGTGTAACCACCCCGAGCTGGTGGCGCCCCGAGAGAACCGCACCTCCTACTTCTGCCCCTCCCTGAGGTACGACGCTCCCTCCCTGGTGCTGGGGGCTCTGAAGGAAGACCCCACCGAG accgtCACCCTGTCCGTGTTCGACCTGCTGAACGAGACCCGGCTGACGCGCTACCAGACGGAGGAGGCGGCCCCCAGGCTGAAGGTGACTCAGCAGCTCATAGAGGAGATCTACAGCGGTCCGGagcccccgccccgcccccggcCGTGTCCCATCAAACCCATGAG GCTGTTTCAGCCGGTGCAGTATGGGACCAAGCCAGAGGGTCGCCTGGCAACCATCACCAGCACGGCCGGCCAGCGCCCCCCGGTGAGCTCCCCCACCATCGGCGCCGCCGCCGGCCAGCCGGCACAGGCCAGGGGCAAGTCCCCCGTCGCCGGGACAACGACCATCCCCGCTGCCCACG TTGGAACAGCTGCTCAGAGAGCCCCTCCCGTCAGCGCCGCCTCCTCTGGGGGCGGGGGCGTCGGGCAGCATGCGCTGGGGGCCCCCCCAGCAGCGGCCCTGGGTGCCGTTGTGGGATCTGTAGCCCCCGTCAGTCAGTTGGGGCTGAGACAGGCCCCCAGGCCAGCTGTGGCCCCCAGCCATGCCATCCAGCCCAGCTTACTGTCTCAGAGGCTGGTTCTTACGTCCCAGGCCCAGGCACGGTTGCCTA GTGGAGACGTGGTGAAGATCGCCCAGCTGGCCAACATCGCCGGCGGTCAGAGCCGGATCTCCCAGCCGGAGACCCCCGTCACGCTGCAGTTTCAGGGGAACAAGTTCACGCTCTCCCCCAGCCAGCTCCGCCAGCTCACCACGGGACAGCCCCTACAGCTCCAAG GGAACATCCTGCAGATCGTGTCGGCTCCGGGGCAGCAGATCATCCGGCCCCAGGGCTCCATGGTGATGCAGACGGTGCCACAAGCCACCCCCAACGCCTCCACGCCGCCCGGGACGTCATACCCTCCCCCGGCAGCGACCCCACAAG CGCTGGGCGTAGCTACGAACGCCAACTCAGCCCCCTCCAAGATGGCGGCAGCTGCTCACATCGCCTCTCAG GAGTCGTCAGAGGAGAGGACCCACCAGCGGCGGGAGCGTCTGACCCGCCTCTTCGAGGCCAACGAGCGGCGCTGCGGCCGCCGGGTGCTGCTGGGCGCCGACCTGCTTCAGGCGTGCGCTCTGGGCCCGGAGCCGCACCGCTCCGCCCTCACggcgggggggtggaggtgggtggGCCGGGAGAGCTGCGCCAGCGCCCAGAGGACCTTCGTGGGCACCACATCGGCGCTGCGTGCCGCGCTGCTCCCCCCCCAGGAGCGTCTGGAGGCCGCCGGCCGCGTCATCAGCAG gctggtgtgtgtggtgcCTCCAGccgtagccccgccccctcacctgtATGCAGCCAATCCGCCGGTTCCCTACAGCCTGGCGCAGAAGCGGCGCCGCCGTCAGCTGCAGGAAGCCTCCGCCCCCCACGGCGCCGACATCCAGCGCTACGTTTCCACACGCGTCCGCCGCTTTCCTGACCTGCAGCAGATGCAGATGGACTCTG GTAAACTGGAAGCGCTGGTGATCCTCCTGCAGAAGCTGCGGTCGGACCGCCGCCGCGTCCTCATCTTCACCCAGATGATGAAGATGCTCGACATCCTGGAGGCCTTCCTGGACCACCGGCAGGTCGCCTACGTGCGATTGGACGAGAGCTTCACACCCGAAGAGCAACAG gagaCCATGAGGAGGttcaacaggaacaggaagctgTTCTGCAGCATCCTGACCAACCGCTGCTGCTCGGCGGTCGGCAACGTGTTCAACGCAGACGCCATCATCTTCTATGACACCGACCTCAACCCCAGCATGGACGCCCGCATGCAGGAGTGGTGCGACAGGGTCGGGCGCGCCAAGGACCTCCACGTCTACAG GCTGGAGAGCGGGAACTCcgtggaggagaagctgctgaagaaCGGCACCAGGGACCTGATCCGGGAGGTGGCCGCCCAGGGGACCGACTTCACGCTGGCGTTCCTCACGCAG CGGACGATCCAGGACctgctggaggtggaggccgCCTCCggggagaaggtggaggagttCGTGGTGCTCCACCAGGAGCCCTCCGCCGCCGAGAACATCTCCCCCCGGGTGGCGCGACCGTACATCCAGGCTCTCCACAGCATCGCCCTGGAcacccaggaggaggaggagcagcatgAGGGGGAGGACTTAGCCGccaaagaggaggagcaggaggagccgTCCCACATAGAGGAGCTGAACGCCGTCATGGATCAG CTCACGCCCATCGAGCGCTACGCCCTGCATTACCTGGAGTTCCTCCACGTCAGCGACGACCACACTGCTCTCAAG gagcgTCTGGAGGCGTCCAAGAAGAGCTGGGAGCTGCAGCGCCTGCAGacgctgaaggaggaggaggaggaggtgccgGAGGGGGACGAGCTCTTCACCTACACGCGGGAGGACGCCTACAACATG GAGTACGTGTTCGAGGCGGAGGACGGCCACACGGAGGTCATGTCG GTCTGGACTCCGCCCACGCCGCCGCAGGATGACAACGACATCTACATCGACTcggtgatgatgctgatgtaCGAGGCCACGCCCATGCCGGAGTCCAAGCTGCCACCCGTCTACGTCCGCAAGGAGCACAAGAGGCTGAAGCTGGACCCGtcag CAgccaggaagaagaagaagggccACGGGGAGACGGTGGTGCCGCCGCGCTCGCTGTTCGAGAAGGCCAGCATGCTGAAGGTGCGGCGCGAGGGGAAGGACCAGAAGAAGAACTTCTCCCTCAAGCAGCAGGCACCCTTCGCCAAGCCCCTCCCCTCGCTCGCCAAACCCGCCACGGAGGCGGGGCCAGACAACCCAGAGTGGCTCATCAGCGAGGACTGGGCGCTGCTGCAG GCGGtgaagcagctgctggagctccCCCTGAACCTGACGGTCGTGTCCCCGGCTCACACCCCCAACTGGGACCTGGTGAGCGACGTGGTGAACGCCTGCAGCCGCATCTACCGCTCCCCCAAGCAGTGCCGCAGCCGCTACGAGAACGTCATCATCCCCCGGGAGGAGGGCAag CTGGTGTACGAGGCCAATCCCAAGAAGAAGACCAAGAGCATCTACAAG TCCAAGAACAGCCGGCCGCTGCGGACGTGTCAGATCTACACGCAGGACGACAACGCCACGCACATCCAGCTGTACGGCAGCCGCTTCGAGCTGATGAAGATCATCGCCAGCAAGAGGAGCCCGCCCATCAAACCGCT ACTCGGCATGAATCCGTTCCAGAAGAACCCCAAACACGCCTCGGTCCTGGCAGAAAG CGGGATCAGCTACGACAAGCCCCTCCCTCCCATTCAGGTGGCGTCTCAGCGCGCCGAAAGGATCTCCAAGGAGAAGAAG GCCTTGGCGGAGCAGCAGAAGGCTCAGCAGCTGGCCCAGCAGCAACAGGGCGGGGCCCCCCAAGTGCAGGCCGCCCCGGGTCAGGCCCAGGCCCCCACGGCGGGTCAGAACCAGGCTCAGGTCCCCCAGGCCGCCGCCGCGACCGGAACCGCCTCCGTGCCCAACGCCGCCGTCCTG gcGGGCGCCATCAAGAACGCCACGGCGGGGACTACCATCCAGGCCG CCACCGTAGGGGGAGGAAACGTCATCGTCAACACGGTCGCCGGAGTCCCCCCCAGTCCCTTCCAGGCCAATAAGCGGCTGGCGTCTCCCGTCATCCCCGGGACGCTGTCG CCTGCCGGCGCAGCCGGAGCCCAGGTGGTGCACACACAGCAGAGGGCCGTCGCCGCCGCCCCCGCCGAGGTGGTCGCCATAGCTACGGGTCAGGGCGTCCGCGCCGTTACCCCGGTGACGGGATCGGCGGTCGTCTCCACCACTCTTAGCCCGGCGCAGTCCCAGACTCGCCCGCTGGTCACTCAGGTGACGCAAG ccaCAGGCATGCAGCTGCCCCAGGGGAAGCCGCTGACCCCCGCCCACCTGCAGATGCTccgacagcagcagctgcagcaccagcagcagggGGCGTCGCCCCAGATCAAAACCGTGGGCAAATCGCAG gagctgctgaagatgcacaaacacaagctgcagcagcagcaggtcgcCGCGGCGGTGGCGGCCGCCGCCGCTCAGGGCCAGCAGGCCGCCGGGGCCCAGCAGCCCGCCCAGGCTCCCCCCACCCAGGCCGCGCAGGCCAACCCCCAGCTGACCGCCGTGGCGGCGCAGAGACCCGGAGCCGTGCTGACCGGCACCACCGTGGCCAACCTGCAGGTGGCGCGACTG ACTCGTGTGCCCACCCAGGGGCAGATCCAGGCGCAGGCGGGGCAGACGGCCCAGGTGACCCTGACCAAGCCCCCCCCCGTGGTGTCCGTCCCGGCGGTGGTGTCTTCCGCCGGCGTCACCACG